In Nocardia sputorum, a single genomic region encodes these proteins:
- a CDS encoding FAD-dependent oxidoreductase — translation MSDATTIRPLRASRVETWDHRADVVVAGYGIAGICAAIEAARAGADVLVLERTGGWGGAAALAGGFIYLGGGTPLQQALGFEDTPENMETFLLAALGPGVDKAKIADYCRGSVEHFTWLVSCGVPFREAFWGEPGWEPPHDEGLMYSGGENAAPFNAIAKPAPRGHVPQMADKRTGEKGGGYMLMKPLADTAQALGVRAEYDMRIARLIVDDDDRVVGVLARRYGKPVAIRAERGVVLATGSFAYHKEMIEGYAPRLIGRPAAAIEEHDGIGIRLAQALGAELAHMDATEVAFFGDPQLLARGILVNGRGQRYVTEDTYPGRIGQATLIQQDNQAYLVIDEASYEEALTTETSTPFFRQPPTWAAETIAELEAEMGLPGQALQATVECYNLHAANGEDPLLGKKPEWVRPLRGPVAAFDMRGFTAGFTLGGLRTDLDSRVLHVSGEPIPGLFAAGRCTSGLCAGGYVSGASLGDGSFYGRRAGIAAAKN, via the coding sequence ATGTCCGACGCCACCACCATTCGTCCCCTGCGCGCGAGCCGGGTCGAGACCTGGGATCACCGGGCCGACGTCGTCGTCGCCGGATACGGCATCGCCGGGATCTGCGCCGCCATCGAGGCCGCCCGCGCCGGTGCGGACGTGCTGGTCCTGGAGCGCACCGGCGGCTGGGGTGGCGCCGCCGCCCTGGCGGGCGGCTTCATCTACCTGGGCGGCGGCACACCGCTGCAACAGGCCCTCGGCTTCGAGGACACGCCCGAGAACATGGAGACCTTCCTGCTCGCCGCGCTCGGCCCCGGCGTGGACAAGGCGAAGATCGCCGACTACTGCCGCGGCAGTGTCGAGCACTTCACCTGGCTGGTGTCGTGCGGCGTGCCGTTCCGCGAGGCGTTCTGGGGCGAGCCGGGGTGGGAGCCGCCGCACGACGAGGGACTGATGTACTCCGGCGGTGAGAACGCCGCGCCGTTCAACGCGATCGCGAAACCCGCTCCGCGCGGGCATGTCCCGCAGATGGCCGACAAGCGCACCGGCGAGAAGGGCGGCGGCTACATGCTGATGAAGCCGCTGGCCGACACCGCGCAAGCGCTGGGCGTGCGCGCGGAGTACGACATGCGGATCGCGCGGCTGATCGTCGACGACGACGATCGAGTGGTCGGCGTGCTCGCCCGCCGGTACGGCAAACCGGTCGCCATCCGCGCCGAACGCGGCGTCGTGCTGGCCACCGGCAGCTTCGCCTATCACAAGGAGATGATCGAAGGCTACGCACCGCGGCTGATCGGCAGGCCCGCCGCGGCGATCGAGGAACACGACGGCATCGGCATCCGGCTGGCCCAGGCGCTCGGCGCGGAACTGGCGCACATGGACGCGACCGAGGTGGCGTTCTTCGGCGACCCGCAGCTGCTGGCCCGCGGCATCCTGGTCAACGGGCGCGGCCAGCGCTACGTCACCGAGGACACCTACCCCGGCCGGATCGGGCAGGCGACGCTGATCCAGCAGGACAACCAGGCGTACCTGGTGATCGACGAGGCGTCCTACGAGGAGGCGCTCACGACCGAGACCTCGACGCCGTTCTTCCGTCAGCCGCCCACGTGGGCGGCGGAGACCATCGCCGAACTGGAAGCCGAGATGGGCCTGCCCGGCCAGGCGCTGCAGGCCACCGTGGAGTGCTACAACCTGCACGCCGCCAACGGCGAGGACCCGTTGCTGGGCAAGAAGCCGGAATGGGTGCGCCCGTTGCGCGGACCGGTGGCGGCGTTCGACATGCGCGGCTTCACGGCGGGTTTCACCTTGGGCGGACTGCGCACCGACCTCGACTCCCGGGTGCTGCACGTGTCCGGGGAGCCGATTCCGGGGCTGTTCGCGGCGGGCCGGTGCACCTCCGGCCTGTGCGCGGGCGGGTACGTCAGCGGCGCGTCGCTGGGCGACGGCAGTTTCTACGGGCGCCGGGCCGGTATCGCGGCGGCCAAGAACTGA